CTTTTCCGCCAGGCCCTCACGGTGGGCAAAAGGGCGCGTACGGAAACCGGCATTGACCAGAATTCGGTGTCCATCAGCTATGCCGCGGTGGAACTGGCCCGGCAAATTTTCGGCACGTTGCAGGATAGAACCGTGTTGATTATTGGCGCGGGCAAAATGAGCGAGCTCACGGCCCTCCACCTGGTATCCAACGGGGTGAGCGGCGTAATTGTATCCAACCGCTCTTATGAGCGGGCGGTGCGGCTGGCGGAAAAATTCGGCGGTCAAGCCGTGCGTTTTTCGGAATTGTTTAAATATATGCTGCGGGCCGACATTGTGATCAGCTGTACGGCCGCCACCCACTATGTGGTGCGCCTGGTCGAGATGCAGCAGGTCATGGAACAGCGCGGTCAGCGCCCGCTGATGATTATCGACATAGCTGTGCCCCGGGATGTGGATCCGGCCGTGGGTAACCTGCCCGGGGTGAAGCTGTATGATGTGGACGCGCTGCAGCACGTGATCGACCGCAACCTGGAGACGCGGCGCAAGGCCGCTTTGCGGGCGGAAAGCATCATTGAGCAGGAACTGGCCGGTTTTATGCAATGGCTGGGTAGCCTGTACGCCGTGCCCACCATCACGGCCCTGAAAAAGCTGGGCGAAGACATTAAACAGAAAGAACTGCGGCGGGCCTTCAACCGCCTGGGCGACCTTACGGATCACGACCGCAAGGTGATCGGTTCTCTGGCCAATTCCATTGTTAATCAATTGCTGCACATGCCTGTGGTGCGCCTGAAGGAATACGCCCTGACACCACAGGGGCAATTATATAATGAAGTGCTTTGCCATCTGTTTGACCTGCCCACCGGGGCGGAGGACAAGCCGAACATCCAGGCAGCACAAAAATGACAGGAGGACGGGGCATGGCCAAGACTATCCGCATTGGAACCAGAGAGAGCGCCCTGGCCATGTGGCAGGCGCGCTGGGTGCAGCAGCGGCTGGAGCAATTCTGGCCGGAGTACAGGTTTGAACTGGTGGGCATGAAAACCAAAGGAGACAAAATTCTGGACACCGCGCTGGCCCGCATTGGCGACAAGGGACTTTTTACCAAGGAACTGGAGCAGGCCATGCTGCGGGGGGAAATAGACCTGGCCGTGCACAGTATGAAAGACTTGCCGACCAAACTGCCGGCAGGTCTTTTCATTGCCGCGGTGTGCCAGCGGGAGTACCCGGGCGATGTGCTGGTTTCCCGCCGGGCGGCTCAGCTGGAACAGTTACCGCCGGGTGCCCGTATTGGCACCAGCAGCCTGCGCCGTCAGTCGCAACTGAAACATTACCGCGCCGACCTGAAGTTTATAACCGTGCGCGGCAATGTGCAGACCCGCCTGCGCAAAATGCAGGATCTGGATCTGGACGCCGTGGTACTGGCTTACGCCGGCCTGGCTCGCCTGGGTTTGGAGGAGCATATAACCCAGCGCCTGCCCTTCGATATTGTCCTGCCGGCCGTAGGGCAGGGCAGCATTGGTGTGGAGACGCGCCAGGACGACGAACTGATCTGCACTTTGCTTAAGCCGCTGGACCACTTCCCCAGCCGGGTGGCCATTACAGCCGAGCGGGCTTTTTTGCAAAAGTTGGAAGGCGGCTGCCAGGTGCCCATTGGCGCGCTGGGCCAGGTGCAGGGAGAACAGCTGACCCTGCAGGGCGTGGTGGCCAGCCTGGACGGCCGGGAACTGGTGCGCGACAGCATTGCAGGTTCCTGTGCCGAGGCCGGGGCGCTGGGTGCACAGCTGGCGGAAAAGCTCCTGGCCATGGGGGCGGAGAAAATTTTGCAGGATGCCAGACAGGAGTTTGAGAATAATGGGTGAAAACAAGAGGGGAAAAGTCTACCTGGTGGGCGCCGGGCCGGGCGACCCGGGCCTGATCACAGTGAAGGGGCGGGAGTGTATTGCCCGGGCCGATGCCCTGGTCTATGACCGCCTGGCCGGGCCGCGCCTGCTGGCCTATGCCCGGCCCGATGCCCGGCTGTACTATGTGGGCAAAAGCCCGCAGCGGCACGCACTCAAGCAGGAGGAAATCAACGCCCTGCTGGTGGAACTGGCCGGGCAAGGCCTGGTGGTCACCCGCCTCAAGGGCGGCGATCCTTTTGTCTTTGGCCGGGGTGGGGAAGAAGCCCTGGCGCTGGCCCGGGCCGGCATTGAATTCGAGGTGGTGCCGGGGGTGACTTCGGCCGTGGCCGTGCCGGCTTACGCCGGTATTCCGGTCACCCAGCGGGGGATGACCTCCACCCTGGGCATAGTTACCGGTAACGAGGATCCGGGAAAAGAAAGTACCGACCTGGACTGGGCCGGTATCAGCAGCATGGGTACGGTGGTCTTTTTAATGGGTATGGCCAACCTGCCGGCCATTGTCAGGCAACTGCTGGCCCACGGCCGTTCGCCCGATACTCCGGTGGCCGTAATTCGCTGGGGTACCCGCCCCGAACAGGCTGCTTTAACCGGCACACTGGCCGACATTGTGGACCTGGTGCGGGAACATAACTTTACCAATCCGGCGGTGATTGTGGTGGGCCAGGTGGTTTCCTTAAGGGAGCAACTGGCCTGGTTTGAGAAAAAACCTCTCTTTGGCCGGCGGGTGCTGGTCACCCGTTCCCGGGAACAGGCCAGTGCTCTGTGTGCCGCTGTGGAACAACTGGGCGGGGAGCCCATTGAGTTTCCCGTCATCCAGATTGTGGATCCGGAAAGCTACGCGCCGCTGGACCGGGCCATAGCCCGGATCCGCCGCTACCACTGGATTATTTTCACCAGCGCCAACGGCGTTCGCTATTTCTTCCGCCGCCTGTGGGAGCAGGGTGGCGATGTGCGGGATTTGCAGGGTATTAACATTGCCGCCATCGGGCCGCAGACCAGGTTGGCGGTGGAAAGATATGGTATCCGCGTAGCCTATGTGCCCGAGGAATACCGGGCAGAAGCGGTGGTGGATGGTCTGCGCGGCGGTCTGCAGTCCGGGCAGGCTGTGCTGTTGCCCCGGGCGGACATCGCCCGCGATGTATTGCCCCGGCAGCTGCGGCAGATGGGCCTGCAGGTGGACGAGGTTACGGCCTACCGCACGGTGGCCGGCGCGGGCAATGCCGATATGATACGGGAGTTGTTGCAGGCGGGGCAGATTGATTATGTCACTTTTACCAGTTCTTCCACGGTGCGCAATTTTGTCAGTGCGTTAAACCATCCGGATCTTCCCGGACTGCTGCAAAGCCGGGCAGTGAAGGTGGCGGCCATTGGTCCGGTGACAGCGCAAACTGCCCGGGAGCTGGGGCTGCCCGTGCACATCCAGGCCGGGCGGTACACCATTGAGGGGCTGCTAGAGGCCATTGTGAATGACGTGCGGGGGAGCGTTTAACTGCGGACAGAAAGGTTGTGTTATATATGATTAGCATCAGCAGGTTGTATTGCGGCGCTACCGGGTACGGAGACACGCTACGCTACGCACCGGGCGCTGCCGGGGCCAGGCACGGTGCCGTGCAGGGACATGGTCCGGTGGTGGTGTGGAACATGACCCGCAGTTGCAACCTGCACTGCCGTCACTGCTACTCCAGTTCCGAGACCAAACAATACGCCGGGGAAATGAGCACCCGGGAGGGACGGCAGTTCATCGAGCAGCTGGCCGCCTTCCGGGTGCCCGTGCTGCTGCTGTCGGGCGGGGAGCCGCTGACCAGGCCGGACTTCTTCGACCTGGTGCAATATGCTCTGCAGCTGGGTATCCGCGTTACGGTATCCACCAACGGCACGCTGATTACCCCGGACATGGCCCGGCAGTTGAAACAAGCCGGTGTGGGCTATGTGGGGATCAGCCTGGACGGGCTGGCCGAGGTAAACGACAGGTTCCGCGGCCGGCGGGGGGCGTTTCAAATGGCCCTGGACGGCATCCGCAACTGCCTGGCGGCAGGGCAGCGGGTGGGCCTGCGTTTTACCATCAACCGGCACAACTACCAGCAGGTGGACGACATTTTCCACCTGGTCAAAGAAGAAAACATCTCTCGCATTTGCTTTTACCACCTGGTCTACAGCGGGCGGGGCAGCAGCATGGTGGAGGAGGACATATCCCATCAGGAAACCCGGGCGGTGGTGGACAAAATCATGGCCCACACGGCGGCATTGCACGCGTCCGGGCGACCGGTGGAAGTGCTCACCGTGGACAACCACTGCGATGCCATTTACCTGTACCTGAAGCTGAAAGAGCAGGACGAGCAGGCGGCGGCCAGGGCGCGGGAGTTGCTGCTGGTAAACGGCGGTAACCGCTCGGGAGTGGCCATCGGGGCCGTGGACTGGGCCGGCAATGTCTACCCCGACCAGTTCACCCGCCAGCATGTGCTGGGCAATGTTCTGCAAACGCCTTTCGCCAGTATCTGGCAGGGTGACCATCCCCTGTTGCGCGGTTTGCGGGAGCGCAAGCGGTTGCTCAAAGGGCGCTGCGCCGCCTGCCGCTGGCTGGACTATTGCAACGGGAACTTCCGGGCCCGGGCCGAGGCGGTAACCGGCGATTTCTGGGCCGCCGACCCGGCCTGTTATCTGACCGACGAGGAGATCGGCATTTCAACTGAATCATGAGTAGGTATCTAAAGATTTGCGTGTCAATAATGTTTAAGTTAAAAGAGGGGTGGCTGTGATGACCATGGTAAAACGCCCCCGCCGCCTGCGGGAAAACGCCGTGCTGCGCCGCATGGTGCAGGAACACGAGCTGCACATAACCGACCTGGTTTACCCGCTGTTTGTGGCCGAGGGCAGCGGCCTGCGCCGGGAAGTGCCCTCCATGCCCGGTATCTGCAACTATTCCCTGGACACCCTGCCGGAAGAACTGGAAAGGGTGAGCCGGGCCGGGGTGGAGGCGGTGATCCTCTTCGGCATTCCGGCGCACAAGGATGAAAAGGGCAGCGGCGCTTATGACGAAAACGGCATTGTGCAGCAGGCCGTGCGGCTGATCAAGCAGCAGTATCCCCAGTTGCTGGTGATCACCGATGTTTGCTTGTGCGAGTACACCAGTCACGGCCACTGCGGCCTGGTGCAGGGTGGCCGGGTGCTCAATGACAACACCCTGCCTTTGCTGGCCAGGACAGCCCTGTCCCATGCGTGGGCCGGGGCTGATGTGGTGGCGCCCAGCGATATGATGGACGGCCGGGTGGCGGCCATCCGGGCCAAGCTGGACAGCGAAGGATACCAGCACATCCCCATCATGTCCTATGCCGTGAAATACGCTTCGGCTTACTACGGCCCCTTCCGGGAGGCGGCCGGTTCGGCCCCCCAGTTTGGCGACCGTCGCTCCTACCAGATGGACCCGCCCAATGGGCGGGAGGCCCTGCGGGAAGCGGCCCTGGACATTGAGGAAGGGGCGGACATCATCATACTCAAACCTGCTCTGGCCTACCTGGATGTGGTACGCCAGTTGCGGGACAATTTCCCCGTGCCTTTGGCGGTGTACAATGTGAGCGGTGAGTACGCCATGGTCAAAGCGGCCGCCGCCCGGGGCTGGCTGGATGAGCGCCGGGTGGTGCTGGAGACGCTGACCGGGATGAAGCGGGCCGGGGCGGATATTATCATCACCTACCATGCTCTGGACGTGGCCGGATGGCTCAAGGAAGGCTGGTGAGAGTGAAGAGTGCTGGTTTCCTGGAATACTACCAACAGCTGCAACCTGGCTTGCCGGCACTGTTACCGCGATGCGGGGGAGGCCAGCAAGCAGGAGCTGACCACCGAGGAAGCATTGCGTCTTATTGACGGTATTGTGGCCGCGGGATTCAAAATCATGATTTTCAGCGGAGGCGAACCGCTGATGCGGCCCGATATTTTATATTTGATTGAATACGCGGCGCGGCAGGGCCTGCGCCCCGTGCTGGGCAGCAACGGCACGCTGATTGATGGCAGTATGGCACAAAAGCTGAAAAAGGCCGGTCTGGCCGTGGCCGGTATCAGCCTGGACAGTATTCACCGGCAGGAGCACGATGAGTTCCGGGCGGTGCAGGGCTGCTGGCAGGCGGCCCTGGACGGCATGGCCGCCTGCCGGGAGGCCGGGCTGCCTTTTCAGGTACATACCACAGTGATGGACTGGAACTACCGGCAGGTGCTGGCGGTTACCGATCTGGCCGTGCAGGCGGGCGCCCGCGGGCACCACATCTTTTTCCTGGTCCCCACCGGGCGGGGCGTGAACATTGCCGCGGCTTCGCTGCAGGCGCAGCATTATGAGGATTTGCTGCGGGATATTTTACAAAAACAGGCAACCGTGCCCATTGAACTGAAGCCCACCTGTGCTCCCCAGTTCATGCGCCTGGCCCGCCAGATGAACGTGCCCGTGCGCTTTTCCCGCGGCTGTCTGGCCGGCATCTCCTACTGCATCATCAACCCCGTGGGGGACGTGCAGCCCTGTGCCTATATGGAAGTGGTGGCCGGCAATGTGCGCCGGGAAGAGTTTTCCCGCCTCTGGGCGGAGAGCCCGGTGTTTTTGCGCCTGCGCAGCATGCAGTACAGCGGTGGCTGCGGCCTGTGCCAGTACCGCAAGGTGTGTGGTGGTTGCCGGGCCCGGGCCCTTTATTATCACGGCGACTACATGGCGGAAGAACCCTGGTGCCTGTACCGGGAAAGCTTGAGCGGCAGGGAGCTGGCGAAAAATGAGTGAAAGCAAAGGGCACGCTTTATCCCGGGTGGGTGGTGATCCCGGAGTAGAGATGGACGACCTGGACCGGCAGCTTTTAGACCTCATCCAGAGCGATTTTCCGCGCGTGTCCCGCCCCTACCTGGCACTGGCGCAACAACTGGGAACCACGGAAGAAGAAGTGCTAAAGCGCCTGGCCCGGATGGTGGAAAAAGGCATCATCCGCCGCCTGGGGGGGATTTTTGACTCCCGCCGCCTGGGGTATACAGGCACGCTTTGTGCCCTGCATGTGCCAGAGGAACGGATTGAGGAAGTGGCCCGGGTGATTAACTCCTATCCCGGGGTGACGCATAACTACCTGCGCGAGCACCGCCTGAATATGTGGTTTACCCTGCTCGCCCCCGGCACCGAGCATCTGGAAAGGATTATTGCCGAGATCAAGGCCCAAACGGGCATCGCGGAAATCCATTCCCTGCCGGCGGAAAAGATTTTCAAAATTAAGGTTAAGTTTCGCTTAACAGATGCAGGTGAGGTATAAAAATGCTGGATCAGATGGACCGGCAAATAGTCCGGCTTTTGCAGCGGGGACTGCCTCTGGTGCCCAGACCCTACCAGGTGCTGGCCGACCAGCTGGGCATTAGTGAGCAGGAAATGCTGGAAAGAATTGAGCGGATGCTGGCCGACGGGCGGATGCGCCGGCTGGGAGCGGCCCTGCGGCACCGGGAGCTGGGATTTACGGCCAATGCCATGATCGTCTGGCGGGTGCCACCGGAAAGGGTGGATGAGGTGGGCCAATATTTCGCCGCCTGTCCCGAGGTGACCCACTGCTATTTGCGCCGTTGCCCGCCGGGCTGGCCTTACAATATTTTCACAGTTATTCACAATACCAGCCGGCAGGCCTGCCGGGAACTGGCCGCACGCCTGGCGGCGGCCACCGGGCTGAAGGACTACCAGCTGGTGTTCAGCACCCATGAGCTGAAAAAGAGCAGCATGTGCTATTTTGAAGAAGATTAGCGAGGTGGGAAAAATGCAGGATGCCATCTCCCGGCAGCTGTTTGCCGAGGCGGCGCGCTATATGCCGGGCGGCGTGAACAGCCCGGTGCGGGCTTTTCGGGCCGTGGGCCGGGATCCGGTCTTTATCAAGCGGGGACAGGGCGCGTTGCTTTATGACGAGGACGGCAATGTTTATATTGATTATGTGAATTCCTGGGGGCCGTTGATCCTGGGCCACCGGCATCCGGCGGTAGTGGCAGCCATTCAGGATTGTTTGGAAATTGGCACCAGTTTTGGGGCGCCCACCCGCCAGGAGACCGAGTTGGCCCGCCTGATTGTGGAAGCCGTGCCTTCGATTGAAATGGTGCGGCTGGTCAACTCGGGCACCGAGGCCACCATGAGCGCCCTGCGCCTGGCCCGCGCCTATACCAAACGGGACAAGATTATCAAATTTGCCGGTTGTTATCACGGCCATGCCGATATGCTGCTGATCAAAGCCGGCTCGGGCGCCCTCACCCACGGTGTGCCCACCAGCCCCGGTGTGCCGGCAGCGGCGGCCGCCGACACCATTGTGGCTCCTTTTAACAACCTGTCTGCGCTGGAGGAGATCTTCGCCCGGGTGGGCGAGCAAATCGCGGCCGTGATTGTGGAGCCTGTGCCGGGTAACATGGGCCTGGTGCCTCCCCGGCCCGGTTTTCTGGCCGGCCTGCGTGAGCTGACCACCCGTTACGGGGCCCTGTTGATCTTTGACGAGGTAATTACCGGTTTCCGTTTGGGCTGGGGCGGCGCGCAGGCCTATTACGGTGTGTTGCCCGACCTCACCTGTTTGGGCAAAATCATCGGCGGCGGTCTGCCAGTAGGGGCCTACGGGGGGCGGCAGGAAATCATGTCCCTGGTTTCTCCCGCCGGTCCGGTGTACCAGGCCGGCACCCTTTCGGGCAACCCGCTGGCCGTATCGGCCGGTCTGGCCACTTTAAAGGTGCTCCAGCAACCGGGTGTGTATGAGGAGCTGGAACGCAAGGCGGCCCTGCTGGCCGGGGGTCTTAAGGAAGCGGCCCGCAGTGCCGGTGTACCCGTGTACTGGACCAGGGTGGGCTCCATGCTGTGCGGCTTTTTTACCGAGCAAACCGTGGTGGATTACGATACCGCCCTTACAGCGGATACACGCCGCTATGCGGTGTACTTCCAGGCTATGCTGGAGCAGGGCATCTATCTGGCGCCGGCCCAGTTCGAGGCGACTTTTGTCTGCACAGCGCACACCGACGAGCAGATTGAGCACACGGTGGCGGCGGCCCGGGTGGCCATGCAGCGGGTGGCCGAACTTGAAAAATAGTGCTTGTCACTTTACATGCGTGAATATATAATTAAAACTGAAAATTTCTTAAGACTATGCTGTAATGACTTCAAACGGGGCAGGGGATGCCAATGAGTATGATGCAAGATGGAGGGGGTTGTCCGGCCAACCACCGGGCAGGTCTGGAGGAAATCCTGGCCCGGTATGCCCGGCAGCCTGCCCATCTGCCCCTGGTGATCCAGAAAATTCACGAGCTGTTGGGCCATGTGCCCGATGACGTTTTACCCCGGGTAGCCGATGTTTTACAGGTGACGCTGGCCGATGTCTATGCGGCCGTTTACCAGCACCTGCTGGCTCGCAAGCCCGCCGGTCAGCATGTGATTTACGTCTGCGAGGGCACTTCCTGTTACCTGCGCGGCGCGCGGCAAATTCTGGAGGAATTTGTGGCCCGCCTGGGTGTGCAGCCGGGGGAAACCACGCCCGATGGCCTTTTTTCGCTGGAAATCGGCCGCTGTTTCGGGGCCTGTGCCCTGGGGCCGGTGGTGGTGGTGGATCAGGAAGTATATCCGCGCATGGAGCCGCAAAAAGTGGTCGCGTTACTGGAAAAATACCGGCAGGAGGCCAGACCGGCCTGCCATTGAGAGCTGTGACTGCCTGACCGGCAGGGAATTTTTCCCCACCGGGAGGGTGACAAATAAATACTTCAACCCTGCGGCAGACGGGCTTTTTGCGCCTGTGGTCAAGGGGCAAGGAGGGTGATTCTTGCCTTTTTCGGCCTGTTTTCCGCGGGAAAACAGGCCGTTTTAATTTTGCGGGAGGGAAGGATTGTGGGTGTTACGGGAGAACAGCGCATTGGTGTGATTGGGATTGTAATTGAGGACCGGGCCCAGGCCCCCCGGGTGAACAGCATCTTGAGTTCTTATGCGGATGTAATTGTGGGCCGCATGGGCATACCCTACCGGGAAAAGGGCCTGGCGGTGATTTCGTTAATTGTGGATGGCAGCACGGACCAGATCGGGGCGCTGACCGGCAAGCTGGGCCAGTTGAGCGGGGTGCAGGTGAAGAGCGCCCTGGTGACCCGGTAAGTACTTAGTACTGAACAGCTAATGCTTTGCAGGTGTGTCCATCCTGAGCGAGCCCGTCTGGAGTACCGGTTGCAGCACCCGGTGAGGGAGCGTTAGCGGGCCGGGAGGCGCGGACAGGACGTCCGCGCCAGCCCTAGCTTTCGACAGGATGTCGAATCTGGGGCGGCCCGGCCCGCCCGCGACCGAGTCGATGGTGCTACCCGGTACGGAATTCGGGCGAGCGAAGGATGTACACCCGCGATTGGCAAGTTTAAAACTAAGATGTAGTGTTAGGAAATGGTGGGTATTGATGAGTGACAGAAACCAATGGCGTATGGAAAAAGACCTGCTGGGGGAACTGCCCGTGCCGGTGGCTGCTTATTACGGCATTCACACAGTGCGGGCGGCGCAAAATTTCGCTGTGAGCGGGCAGCGGGTACATCCGGCTTTGCTGAGCGCGCTGGCCGAGGTCAAGGCGGCGGCGGCGCTGGCCAACTGGCGCTGCGGTTTGCTTCCGGAAAAGATTGCCATGGCCATTGTTCAGGCTGCCCGGGAGGTAGTCCGGGGCGAACTGGCCGACCAGTTTATTGTGGACGCCCTGCAGGGCGGGGCGGGCACTTCCACCAACATGAACATGAACGAGGTGCTGGCCAACCGGGCCATTGAGCTGCTGGGCGGGAGCCGGGGCGATTATCACCTGGTTCACCCCCTGCACCACGTCAACCTGAGCCAGTCCACCAATGATACTTACCCCACGGCGCTGCGCATTGCCGCCATCCGGCTGGTGCTGGATCTGAGCGAAGCCATGGCTGAGCTGCAAAGTGCCCTGCAGGAAAAAGAAGCGGCATTTGCGGGGGTACTCAAGCTGGGGCGCACCGAATATCAGGATGCCCTGCCCGTGACTCTGGGGCAGGAGTTTGGGGCCTTCGCCGAGGCGGTGGCCCGGGACCGCTGGCGGCTGTACAAGGTGGAGGAGCGCCTGCGCCAGGTCAACCTGGGGGGCACGGCGGTGGGCACCGGGCTGAATGCGCCGCGCTGTTACATTTACCATGTGATTGAGGAATTGCGCCGCCTGACCGGCCTGGGGCTGGCCCGGGCGGAGAACACGGTGGATCTGACCCAGAACGCCGATGTTTTTGCCGAGGTTTCCGGACTGGTAAAAGCGGCGGCGGTCAATCTGGCCAAGATCTGCGGCGATTTGATGTTCCTGGCCTCGGGACCGGCCGGCGGCCCGGCCGAAATCAACCTGCCGGCCTGTCAGGCGGGTTCCTCCATCATGCCCGGTAAAGTCAACCCGGTGATACCGGAAATGGTCACCCAGGTATCTTACCAGATCATGGGGGCGGATCAGGTCATTGCCCTGGCCTGCGCCAGCGGCCGGCTGGAACTGAATGCCTTTCTGCCCCTGGTGGCGCACAATTTGCTGCCCGGTCTGGAAATACTGGCCCGGGCGGTCCGGCTGCTGGCCGGGAAATGCGTGGCCGGGATCACGGCCAATGTGCAACGCTGCCGGCAGTGGCTGGAGGAGAGCAATGTGCTGGTCACCGCCCTGGTGCCCTATCTGGGGTATGAGCGGGCCAGCAATCTGGCCCGCCAGGCTGGTCAGGAGAACAAAACCATCCGGCAGCTGGTGCTGGAACAGGGACTGCTGAGCGAGGAGCAGTGGGCCGAGATCACCCGGTCCCGGGAATTGACCCGGCCCGGCATTGCCGGGGCGGCGGCTTTGAAAAACCTGTTGTCCGGGGCGGGGGCTACACAAAATATGGCCGGGGAGGGAAGCAGCCATGCATGATACGCCGCGGGGAGATCGATTGCACATTGCCCTGTTTGGCCGGCGCAATGCCGGCAAGTCCAGCCTGATCAACGCCCTGACCGGGCAAAACCTGGCCATTGTGTCTCCCGTGGCCGGGACCACCACCGACCCGGTCTATAAGGCCATGGAAATTCTGCCCATTGGCCCTGTGGTGCTGATTGATACGGCGGGGCTGGACGACGAGGGGGAACTGGGCCGGATGCGGGTGGAAAAAAGCCTGGGTGTGCTGGACAAGGCCGACCTGGCCCTGCTGGTGGTGGATCCGGCCCAGGGCGTGGGTGAGACAGAGCGACAATTGCTGGAAATGGCGGCGGCCCACGGATTGCCTGTGCTGGGCGTGTTCAATAAAATGGACCGGCCGGAGAGCGAGGCGGCGACCCGGGGTTTGGAACTGGCCGGAGTGCAGGAGTGGGTGCGGGTGAGCGCCCTGACCGGCCAGGGGATGGCCCAGCTCAAACAGGCCATTGTGCGGGCCGCCCCCAGAGAGTGGACGGCGCCCACCATTGCCGGTGATTTGGTGCCGCCCGGCAAGCTGGCCGTGCTGGTGGTGCCCATTGATCTGGCGGCACCCAAGGGGCGGTTGATTCTGCCCCAGGTGCAGACCATCCGCGACTTGCTGGACCACGACTGCCTGACCATGGTGGTCAAAGAGAGAGAGCTGCGGGCGGCCATTCAGCAGCTCAAAGAACCCCCCGCCCTGGTGATCACCGACTCGCAGGCCTTTTTGAAGGTGGATGCCGATACACCGCCCGGTGTGCCGCTGACCTCTTTTTCCATCCTTTTTGCCCGCTACAAGGGTGACCTGGCTACCCTGGTACGGGGGGCGCTGGCGGTGGAACAACTGCTGCCGGGGGACAGGGTGCTGATTGCCGAAGCCTGCACCCACCACCGGGTGGCCGACGACATCGGCACGGTGAAAATACCCCGCTGGCTGCGCCAGCGGGTGGGGGGAGACCTGCATTTCGAGTGGAGCAGCGGCATATCCCTGCCCGGCCGGCTGGATCAATACAAGTTGATTGTGCACTGCGGCGCCTGCATGATCAACCGGCGGGAGATGCTCAGCCGGATCATGACCGCCCAGGAGGCCGGTGTGCCCATTGTGAACTACGGGGTGCTGATTGCTTATTTGCACGGCATTTTGCGCCGCGCCCTGGCTCCCTTCCCGGATGTGCTGGCCCTGCTGGACCAGGAAGAGGTGTATTAAATGGGAAACATAGCAGCGGCACTGGCGCAAATCAGGCAGGGCCGGGTGGAGCAAGCGGCTTTGG
This window of the Desulfurispora thermophila DSM 16022 genome carries:
- the hemB gene encoding porphobilinogen synthase; the encoded protein is MTMVKRPRRLRENAVLRRMVQEHELHITDLVYPLFVAEGSGLRREVPSMPGICNYSLDTLPEELERVSRAGVEAVILFGIPAHKDEKGSGAYDENGIVQQAVRLIKQQYPQLLVITDVCLCEYTSHGHCGLVQGGRVLNDNTLPLLARTALSHAWAGADVVAPSDMMDGRVAAIRAKLDSEGYQHIPIMSYAVKYASAYYGPFREAAGSAPQFGDRRSYQMDPPNGREALREAALDIEEGADIIILKPALAYLDVVRQLRDNFPVPLAVYNVSGEYAMVKAAAARGWLDERRVVLETLTGMKRAGADIIITYHALDVAGWLKEGW
- the nirJ2 gene encoding putative heme d1 biosynthesis radical SAM protein NirJ2; translation: MLVSWNTTNSCNLACRHCYRDAGEASKQELTTEEALRLIDGIVAAGFKIMIFSGGEPLMRPDILYLIEYAARQGLRPVLGSNGTLIDGSMAQKLKKAGLAVAGISLDSIHRQEHDEFRAVQGCWQAALDGMAACREAGLPFQVHTTVMDWNYRQVLAVTDLAVQAGARGHHIFFLVPTGRGVNIAAASLQAQHYEDLLRDILQKQATVPIELKPTCAPQFMRLARQMNVPVRFSRGCLAGISYCIINPVGDVQPCAYMEVVAGNVRREEFSRLWAESPVFLRLRSMQYSGGCGLCQYRKVCGGCRARALYYHGDYMAEEPWCLYRESLSGRELAKNE
- the cobA gene encoding uroporphyrinogen-III C-methyltransferase, which produces MGENKRGKVYLVGAGPGDPGLITVKGRECIARADALVYDRLAGPRLLAYARPDARLYYVGKSPQRHALKQEEINALLVELAGQGLVVTRLKGGDPFVFGRGGEEALALARAGIEFEVVPGVTSAVAVPAYAGIPVTQRGMTSTLGIVTGNEDPGKESTDLDWAGISSMGTVVFLMGMANLPAIVRQLLAHGRSPDTPVAVIRWGTRPEQAALTGTLADIVDLVREHNFTNPAVIVVGQVVSLREQLAWFEKKPLFGRRVLVTRSREQASALCAAVEQLGGEPIEFPVIQIVDPESYAPLDRAIARIRRYHWIIFTSANGVRYFFRRLWEQGGDVRDLQGINIAAIGPQTRLAVERYGIRVAYVPEEYRAEAVVDGLRGGLQSGQAVLLPRADIARDVLPRQLRQMGLQVDEVTAYRTVAGAGNADMIRELLQAGQIDYVTFTSSSTVRNFVSALNHPDLPGLLQSRAVKVAAIGPVTAQTARELGLPVHIQAGRYTIEGLLEAIVNDVRGSV
- a CDS encoding radical SAM/SPASM domain-containing protein; protein product: MISISRLYCGATGYGDTLRYAPGAAGARHGAVQGHGPVVVWNMTRSCNLHCRHCYSSSETKQYAGEMSTREGRQFIEQLAAFRVPVLLLSGGEPLTRPDFFDLVQYALQLGIRVTVSTNGTLITPDMARQLKQAGVGYVGISLDGLAEVNDRFRGRRGAFQMALDGIRNCLAAGQRVGLRFTINRHNYQQVDDIFHLVKEENISRICFYHLVYSGRGSSMVEEDISHQETRAVVDKIMAHTAALHASGRPVEVLTVDNHCDAIYLYLKLKEQDEQAAARARELLLVNGGNRSGVAIGAVDWAGNVYPDQFTRQHVLGNVLQTPFASIWQGDHPLLRGLRERKRLLKGRCAACRWLDYCNGNFRARAEAVTGDFWAADPACYLTDEEIGISTES
- the hemA gene encoding glutamyl-tRNA reductase, producing MQVVVVGLNHKTAPVQVREKLAFSEHSLPGALQELRKYQGINGCVIISTCNRTEIYAAVDEEHAGVESILDFLVRRSGVERVELRGYLYNYGSYTAARHLFRVAAGLDSMVLGETQILGQVKQALAIAQEHRATEKILNTLFRQALTVGKRARTETGIDQNSVSISYAAVELARQIFGTLQDRTVLIIGAGKMSELTALHLVSNGVSGVIVSNRSYERAVRLAEKFGGQAVRFSELFKYMLRADIVISCTAATHYVVRLVEMQQVMEQRGQRPLMIIDIAVPRDVDPAVGNLPGVKLYDVDALQHVIDRNLETRRKAALRAESIIEQELAGFMQWLGSLYAVPTITALKKLGEDIKQKELRRAFNRLGDLTDHDRKVIGSLANSIVNQLLHMPVVRLKEYALTPQGQLYNEVLCHLFDLPTGAEDKPNIQAAQK
- the ahbA gene encoding siroheme decarboxylase subunit alpha; the protein is MSESKGHALSRVGGDPGVEMDDLDRQLLDLIQSDFPRVSRPYLALAQQLGTTEEEVLKRLARMVEKGIIRRLGGIFDSRRLGYTGTLCALHVPEERIEEVARVINSYPGVTHNYLREHRLNMWFTLLAPGTEHLERIIAEIKAQTGIAEIHSLPAEKIFKIKVKFRLTDAGEV
- the hemC gene encoding hydroxymethylbilane synthase, whose amino-acid sequence is MAKTIRIGTRESALAMWQARWVQQRLEQFWPEYRFELVGMKTKGDKILDTALARIGDKGLFTKELEQAMLRGEIDLAVHSMKDLPTKLPAGLFIAAVCQREYPGDVLVSRRAAQLEQLPPGARIGTSSLRRQSQLKHYRADLKFITVRGNVQTRLRKMQDLDLDAVVLAYAGLARLGLEEHITQRLPFDIVLPAVGQGSIGVETRQDDELICTLLKPLDHFPSRVAITAERAFLQKLEGGCQVPIGALGQVQGEQLTLQGVVASLDGRELVRDSIAGSCAEAGALGAQLAEKLLAMGAEKILQDARQEFENNG